A window from Vigna angularis cultivar LongXiaoDou No.4 chromosome 7, ASM1680809v1, whole genome shotgun sequence encodes these proteins:
- the LOC108337208 gene encoding J protein JJJ2 encodes MNNATRNEAERLIGIAEKLLQNRDLMGSREFALLAQETEPLLEGSDQILAIVDVLLAADKRVNNHPDWYAILQVDRRSDDLDVIKKQYRRLALLLHPDKSRFAYADHAFKLVADAWALFSDPVKKSVYDKELSFFSRVDLSVPGWVQQEKLSVRRPGPGPEPGPNTRNSASARDQIHADENSRRRNSTFWTACPYCYRLYEYPRIYEGNCLRCQNCDRSFHGVAVPKLPPLVPGQDAYYCCWGFFPMGFVMGNFGSPEKEAAVEVPVPQPPPPPPPPASQPASSLPNWMPVPADNGAQVTPVPARVTRSATTVAARAMNGTGPKKRGRPRKYPLQS; translated from the coding sequence ATGAACAACGCAACACGCAACGAAGCGGAACGCCTCATTGGGATCGCGGAGAAGCTTCTCCAGAACCGTGATTTGATGGGTTCGCGCGAGTTCGCCCTCCTTGCGCAGGAAACTGAACCTCTTCTCGAAGGCTCTGACCAGATCCTCGCCATCGTCGACGTGCTCCTCGCCGCCGACAAGCGCGTCAACAACCACCCAGACTGGTATGCCATCCTTCAGGTCGATCGGCGGTCCGACGACCTTGATGTCATAAAGAAACAGTACCGCCGCCTTGCGCTCCTCCTCCACCCCGATAAGTCTCGTTTCGCCTACGCTGACCACGCCTTCAAGCTCGTCGCCGACGCGTGGGCTCTATTTTCCGATCCCGTGAAGAAGTCTGTGTACGACAAAGAGCTCTCATTCTTCTCCCGCGTCGATTTGTCAGTTCCCGGATGGGTCCAGCAGGAAAAGCTCTCAGTCCGCAGGCCTGGGCCTGGGCCTGAACCCGGACCAAACACCCGCAACAGTGCCTCTGCCCGCGATCAGATTCACGCTGATGAAAATTCCCGCAGGAGAAACTCAACTTTCTGGACCGCGTGTCCCTACTGTTACCGTTTGTATGAATACCCTAGGATTTACGAGGGTAATTGTCTACGGTGCCAGAATTGCGATAGATCCTTTCACGGCGTGGCGGTTCCGAAGCTGCCGCCGCTGGTCCCCGGCCAGGACGCGTATTATTGCTGCTGGGGCTTCTTCCCCATGGGGTTTGTAATGGGTAACTTCGGTTCACCGGAGAAAGAGGCGGCGGTGGAAGTGCCAGTACCGCAGCCCCCTCCTCCTCCGCCTCCGCCCGCGTCTCAACCGGCTTCTTCTCTGCCGAATTGGATGCCCGTGCCGGCAGATAACGGTGCGCAGGTGACGCCGGTGCCGGCGAGGGTGACTAGGTCTGCGACGACGGTGGCTGCGAGAGCGATGAACGGGACTGGGCCGAAGAAGAGGGGGAGGCCGAGGAAGTATCCATTGCAGTCATGA